One stretch of Candidatus Thermokryptus mobilis DNA includes these proteins:
- a CDS encoding glycerate kinase family protein, with protein MKVVIAPDSFKGSLSSVSAAQIIANAFKSVNEKFEVLTVPVSDGGEGFVESLHFSIGGKLIESIVTGPLPYQRVKAKFLTFDSTAVIEMASASGLTLVPEGKRDPKVTTTYGVGELIKKAIELGAKQIIVGVGGSATNDGGMGMASALGYKFIGENGKRIKQGGINLLKLKDIDDSEVDERIRSVNFKVAVDVLNPLCGPSGASFVYGPQKGAKKSDLKKLDMALRKLAKVVKKKYGIDIENLPGAGAAGGLSGGLVAFCGAEIVKGIDLFLDMVKFDEKIKDAKLIITGEGKIDSQVKYGKVLTGIVEKAKRWNVPVVAITGKIEGDMLQLSRSIGLVSIFSMTNLSMTENFAMKNADKILFNTAVQIANLIEGLCLKF; from the coding sequence ATGAAAGTTGTCATCGCACCTGATTCGTTTAAGGGTTCTTTGAGTTCAGTTTCAGCAGCTCAGATAATAGCGAATGCTTTTAAATCAGTTAACGAGAAATTTGAGGTCCTCACGGTTCCTGTTTCAGATGGTGGTGAAGGATTTGTTGAATCGTTGCATTTTTCAATCGGGGGTAAATTAATTGAAAGCATCGTCACGGGTCCGTTGCCTTATCAGAGGGTCAAGGCGAAGTTTTTGACTTTTGATTCAACCGCAGTAATTGAAATGGCATCGGCAAGTGGTTTGACGCTTGTGCCCGAGGGGAAAAGAGACCCGAAGGTAACAACAACTTACGGCGTTGGTGAATTGATTAAGAAAGCGATTGAACTTGGTGCAAAACAGATAATTGTCGGTGTTGGTGGAAGCGCAACGAACGACGGCGGTATGGGAATGGCCTCAGCGCTTGGATACAAATTTATCGGTGAAAACGGTAAAAGAATAAAGCAAGGCGGTATAAATTTACTCAAACTTAAAGATATTGATGATTCAGAAGTTGACGAGAGGATTAGAAGTGTTAATTTCAAAGTTGCAGTTGATGTTTTAAATCCGCTTTGCGGTCCAAGCGGGGCTTCCTTTGTGTATGGACCTCAAAAGGGGGCTAAAAAAAGCGACCTCAAGAAACTAGACATGGCTTTGCGAAAACTCGCAAAGGTCGTTAAGAAAAAATATGGAATTGACATAGAGAATCTCCCCGGGGCAGGGGCAGCGGGTGGACTATCAGGTGGGCTTGTTGCTTTTTGTGGCGCTGAAATTGTTAAGGGAATTGACCTTTTCCTTGATATGGTCAAGTTTGATGAAAAAATCAAAGATGCAAAACTTATCATAACAGGCGAGGGAAAAATTGATTCACAAGTTAAATATGGGAAAGTGTTAACTGGGATTGTTGAAAAAGCCAAGCGATGGAATGTCCCTGTTGTTGCGATCACCGGAAAAATTGAAGGTGATATGTTGCAACTTTCAAGGTCCATTGGACTTGTAAGTATATTCAGTATGACGAATTTATCAATGACCGAAAATTTCGCTATGAAAAACGCAGATAAAATTTTGTTCAACACTGCTGTTCAAATCGCCAATTTGATTGAAGGTTTATGTTTGAAATTTTGA
- a CDS encoding ATP-binding response regulator → MSDEIKGKVLIVEDDKNYAEILKRVIMKNEYEINLAYDGKEGLELSTKWKPDVIIVDWMMPGMSGIELISKLREHPELRFSYIIMLTARVETEDKITGLEAGADDFITKPVDFGELIARIRVGFRIKKLQSEIAELQHESALLEMARTLGHEINNPLNIIYLALELINRAFKEDNPDKEKIIENLNRIHQASERIKEIVNKLISLRKPAFKEYVNGKRMLDLG, encoded by the coding sequence GTGAGCGATGAAATAAAGGGTAAAGTTTTAATCGTTGAAGACGATAAAAATTACGCTGAGATTTTGAAAAGGGTGATAATGAAAAACGAATATGAAATCAATTTAGCATACGATGGCAAGGAAGGTCTTGAACTTTCAACTAAATGGAAACCGGATGTGATAATTGTTGATTGGATGATGCCTGGGATGTCGGGGATTGAGTTGATCTCAAAGTTGAGGGAACATCCCGAATTGAGATTTTCATATATCATTATGCTAACAGCGAGAGTTGAAACCGAGGATAAAATAACCGGGCTTGAAGCTGGAGCCGACGATTTCATAACAAAGCCGGTTGATTTCGGTGAGCTCATCGCAAGGATAAGAGTCGGGTTTAGGATAAAAAAACTTCAAAGTGAAATAGCGGAGCTTCAACACGAATCCGCACTTCTTGAAATGGCAAGGACCCTTGGTCACGAGATAAACAACCCACTCAACATAATTTACCTTGCGCTTGAACTTATAAATCGTGCCTTCAAAGAGGACAACCCCGACAAGGAAAAAATAATAGAAAATCTAAACCGTATCCATCAAGCTTCAGAAAGGATAAAAGAAATCGTCAACAAACTCATATCCTTGCGAAAACCCGCCTTTAAAGAATATGTAAACGGCAAAAGAATGCTTGACCTGGGTTAA
- a CDS encoding homocysteine S-methyltransferase family protein, with amino-acid sequence MFEILRDKILVCDGAVGTEILKRAKVEYPELANLTEPEVVSQLHGRYIDAGADIITTNSFGANSPRFAEFGVNIYELNKKSAQIAKFVKSKGKILFGSVGPIGLKNIGDFKKMYDYFSEQISGLRDGGVDVILIETMTNVEEMKIAFEVARGETKLPIAVTMSFKVTKEGIKTYQGVDFKVAVREMLKLGAEIIGANCGNGFGEMVEIVKGFRSITREFFLLIQPSAGTPRKVGDELVYPETPDKIIPAVKKMIELGVNIIGGCCGTGPEHILVIKKIVDGEIK; translated from the coding sequence ATGTTTGAAATTTTGAGGGATAAAATCCTCGTCTGCGATGGAGCTGTTGGGACAGAGATTTTAAAAAGAGCAAAAGTTGAATATCCTGAGTTAGCGAATTTAACCGAACCTGAGGTCGTCTCTCAGTTACATGGTAGATATATTGATGCTGGTGCTGATATAATAACCACAAATTCTTTTGGTGCAAATTCACCGCGCTTTGCCGAATTTGGGGTCAACATTTATGAACTTAACAAAAAATCGGCTCAGATAGCTAAGTTCGTAAAATCAAAGGGGAAAATTTTATTTGGTAGCGTTGGCCCGATCGGTTTGAAAAATATCGGTGATTTTAAAAAGATGTATGATTACTTCTCGGAGCAAATATCAGGTTTGAGAGATGGTGGTGTGGATGTGATTTTAATTGAGACGATGACAAATGTTGAGGAAATGAAAATTGCCTTTGAAGTTGCGCGAGGCGAGACGAAATTACCTATTGCTGTAACAATGAGTTTTAAAGTCACAAAAGAAGGGATAAAAACTTATCAAGGGGTTGATTTTAAAGTTGCTGTGAGGGAGATGCTGAAACTTGGGGCGGAAATCATCGGGGCAAATTGTGGAAACGGTTTTGGTGAGATGGTTGAGATAGTTAAGGGGTTCAGGTCCATTACGCGGGAATTTTTCCTTTTGATCCAACCAAGCGCTGGGACACCGAGGAAAGTCGGCGATGAATTAGTTTATCCGGAAACCCCAGATAAAATCATACCAGCTGTTAAAAAGATGATTGAACTCGGCGTGAACATCATCGGTGGTTGTTGTGGGACAGGACCAGAACATATCCTTGTAATAAAGAAGATAGTTGACGGCGAAATTAAATAA
- a CDS encoding tetratricopeptide repeat protein — protein MRKSTIVALFLILSTTWVFSQSLTLKVREKTLLRGERYVTISFTVENVKKDFTDVDVSKGAYYYFFCTPEGDWKIDEEFAKELTGKILIQQGGNVFYPEIYDFVTSDGKMGIVIGFEKKFKLEKPFTIVYPISEKVVSRGDMSVPENLWEGYSKAIAKYQEGVKLYSGGDYSASANVLFELVTDEMAKKFSFYKDAREKCIKSLDNILIDLVDKFNLVVSASMEPEDKLKEYDSLKVKFQNYVNNVLTPKVNVLADTAVFAMLSRANSYFEKIENEIKAEKYRLDVKSIGWLNTEGGENFRYRLVISALAYAFTSESFWNNPDTTKFEFVLPDTVLANLKVFGVEKDYEIFQRVCISNLKTKGTLFDEKFLVNLLNNSKQLPEPYYEIFLAVDNYVRGNYTESKNYIFKALKSLTDRELIRRLEILRSMIFVKEKNLESEAIAFYRDGLDKFSKGDKTGGLDAIRRAILLEPRFPLANYTIAEIYLSDNDFYPAIIYLTKAISLDSNFVLAYERLFDVYKAQGNWADSRTVLESALSSGNDFWIIRTLLGYVYNELKLYDKAIESLNRAISYNPFNYEQYVYLGIVYANAGKISEAESVLKKAAEINPDRKEAYEELKRIQELKELKNGKREEVKPKR, from the coding sequence ATGAGAAAGTCAACCATTGTAGCGTTGTTTCTCATTTTATCTACCACATGGGTTTTTTCGCAAAGTTTGACATTGAAAGTAAGGGAGAAAACATTGCTCAGGGGGGAGAGATATGTAACTATTAGTTTTACGGTTGAAAATGTGAAGAAAGATTTCACGGATGTTGATGTGTCAAAAGGAGCATATTATTATTTTTTCTGCACTCCTGAGGGGGATTGGAAGATTGATGAGGAATTTGCGAAAGAGCTCACGGGGAAGATTTTGATACAGCAGGGTGGGAATGTTTTTTATCCCGAAATTTATGATTTTGTTACATCTGATGGTAAAATGGGGATTGTGATTGGTTTTGAGAAAAAATTTAAGCTTGAGAAACCGTTTACGATAGTTTATCCGATTTCTGAGAAGGTTGTCAGCAGGGGTGATATGAGCGTTCCGGAAAATTTATGGGAAGGTTATTCAAAGGCGATAGCGAAATATCAAGAGGGGGTTAAACTTTACAGTGGTGGCGATTACAGCGCTTCAGCAAATGTTTTGTTTGAGCTTGTCACTGACGAGATGGCGAAAAAATTTTCTTTTTACAAAGATGCTCGTGAAAAGTGTATAAAATCGCTTGATAACATCCTTATTGACCTTGTTGATAAGTTTAATTTGGTTGTTTCAGCGTCAATGGAGCCGGAGGATAAACTTAAGGAATATGACAGTTTGAAAGTTAAGTTTCAAAATTATGTTAATAATGTTTTGACGCCGAAAGTAAATGTCCTTGCTGATACAGCTGTATTTGCTATGCTTTCGCGAGCGAATAGTTATTTTGAAAAGATTGAAAATGAGATCAAAGCAGAGAAATATCGCCTTGATGTAAAAAGTATCGGCTGGCTCAACACGGAAGGGGGTGAAAATTTCAGGTATCGCCTTGTGATTTCGGCGCTTGCATATGCTTTCACATCTGAATCATTTTGGAATAACCCAGATACGACGAAATTTGAGTTCGTTTTGCCCGACACGGTTCTTGCAAATTTAAAGGTCTTTGGAGTTGAGAAAGATTATGAGATATTCCAAAGGGTTTGCATCTCAAATTTAAAGACAAAGGGAACGCTTTTTGACGAGAAGTTTCTCGTAAATCTTTTAAATAATTCAAAGCAACTTCCAGAGCCATACTATGAAATTTTCCTAGCTGTTGATAATTATGTGCGAGGGAACTACACTGAAAGCAAAAATTATATTTTCAAGGCTTTGAAGTCATTAACTGATAGGGAGCTTATAAGACGACTTGAGATTTTGCGAAGCATGATTTTTGTCAAGGAGAAAAATTTGGAATCCGAGGCGATTGCTTTTTATCGCGATGGTTTGGATAAATTTTCAAAGGGAGACAAGACCGGTGGGCTTGATGCGATAAGGAGAGCGATTCTTCTTGAACCGAGATTTCCATTGGCGAATTATACGATAGCGGAAATATATTTGAGCGATAACGATTTTTATCCTGCTATAATTTATTTGACAAAGGCGATTTCGCTTGATTCAAATTTTGTCCTTGCTTATGAGCGTTTATTTGATGTTTACAAGGCGCAGGGCAATTGGGCGGATTCAAGGACTGTACTTGAGTCGGCGCTCTCAAGCGGAAATGACTTCTGGATAATAAGAACGCTTCTCGGTTATGTTTATAACGAGCTTAAACTTTACGATAAAGCGATAGAGTCGCTCAACAGGGCGATAAGCTATAACCCCTTCAATTATGAGCAATATGTTTATCTTGGGATTGTGTATGCAAATGCTGGGAAAATTTCTGAAGCTGAAAGTGTATTGAAAAAAGCAGCCGAGATAAATCCGGATAGAAAGGAGGCGTATGAAGAATTAAAGAGAATTCAAGAGTTAAAAGAACTTAAGAATGGAAAAAGAGAAGAGGTAAAACCGAAGAGATGA
- a CDS encoding response regulator, with protein sequence MPHILVVEDDKLTAQLFEIILKRRGKFDVTVTDDGDKIMEILNSGNVDLIIMDVSLSGTIVNGSQVDGIKLSKMIKENERTAKIPIILATAHAMRGDAERFLEESKADDYISKPITDHNFLIEKIKRFLK encoded by the coding sequence ATGCCTCATATACTTGTCGTTGAGGATGACAAATTAACTGCGCAACTTTTTGAAATAATTTTGAAAAGGAGAGGGAAATTTGATGTGACCGTTACAGATGACGGGGATAAGATCATGGAAATTTTAAACTCGGGAAATGTTGACCTGATAATCATGGATGTTTCGCTTTCGGGAACTATCGTTAACGGTTCCCAAGTTGACGGAATAAAACTTTCCAAGATGATAAAGGAGAATGAAAGGACTGCAAAAATTCCAATAATACTTGCAACTGCACATGCCATGAGAGGCGATGCTGAAAGATTCCTTGAAGAAAGCAAAGCGGATGATTACATTTCAAAACCGATAACTGATCATAACTTCTTGATTGAAAAAATTAAAAGGTTTCTAAAGTGA
- a CDS encoding sterol desaturase family protein — translation MVEQTIKARRIPDYLYPRRGSAVMFKNRFLESLTKTHPLTPLIVYLPVVIYFIAYSSYKLNFKTLAIFVLFLTGAFSWTLAEYLLHRFVFHFEPKTPIGLKIQFMIHGVHHQYPRDPKRLVMPPVVSLTLAVLFWYLFRYSLGIYAFAFFPGFVAGYIAYDMTHYAIHHFKPPKNKLRTLWKHHLKHHYQAPDRSFGVSTPLWDYIFRTI, via the coding sequence ATGGTTGAACAAACGATCAAAGCCAGAAGGATTCCCGATTATCTTTATCCAAGAAGGGGCTCCGCCGTGATGTTTAAAAATAGATTTCTTGAATCATTGACCAAAACACATCCATTGACCCCGCTTATAGTTTATCTTCCCGTTGTCATTTACTTTATCGCTTACTCATCCTACAAGTTAAACTTCAAGACATTGGCGATATTCGTTTTGTTTCTCACGGGCGCTTTTTCATGGACGCTTGCAGAGTATCTTTTACACAGGTTTGTATTTCACTTTGAACCGAAGACACCTATTGGTTTAAAAATACAGTTTATGATACACGGTGTCCATCATCAATATCCTCGCGACCCCAAACGTCTCGTAATGCCCCCGGTGGTTAGCTTAACGCTTGCGGTTTTATTTTGGTATTTGTTTAGATATTCGCTCGGCATTTATGCCTTTGCATTTTTCCCGGGATTTGTCGCTGGTTACATCGCCTATGATATGACTCATTACGCAATTCATCATTTTAAACCGCCAAAGAATAAACTACGCACACTCTGGAAACATCATCTTAAACATCATTACCAAGCACCTGATAGATCTTTTGGCGTTTCAACCCCACTATGGGACTATATTTTTAGGACGATATAG
- a CDS encoding sensor histidine kinase: MTSIVIQNIIFIVLVIGFSFVAKRYGRKIKSSFKILAGIIILWFASLLSFFDQFWLQIFLLTAGVFISVAGMVSFTRELKRTDFNIDSVEKAVDSILMGVGGKTALIYLINGGKTIRSLNSLKDASFALSIPIYKNADMIGYLVLFGERPFSKFNEEKFKTELAFLKLYLENLSLKEKEAKNMSSQYLSILVHDLKKPLTAILGFSEILKEEIKNLSEEEALDLITNINKAGLEMLANLNRLNELYEIEAGRYKLKFERLNLLDEIRNSLASFSDEIEKKKINIIIDSEHGFEISADREKIRVMLCYLFSNVLKSLGENSTLRINIQEFEEKIEISIKGFTLGSGLDSVLIKSIAELHGGWISLSNGHLKLYLPKFKIEEGEENFALN, encoded by the coding sequence ATGACATCAATTGTGATTCAAAATATCATATTCATCGTTCTCGTCATTGGTTTCAGCTTTGTAGCAAAAAGATACGGGAGGAAAATTAAAAGTTCATTTAAAATTTTGGCTGGAATTATAATTCTGTGGTTTGCTTCACTTCTTAGTTTTTTTGATCAATTCTGGCTTCAAATTTTTCTGTTAACTGCAGGTGTGTTTATCAGCGTAGCAGGCATGGTTTCATTTACAAGGGAATTAAAGAGGACGGATTTCAACATTGACTCGGTTGAGAAAGCTGTTGATTCAATTTTAATGGGTGTTGGAGGTAAGACAGCTTTAATTTACTTGATCAATGGGGGAAAAACCATCCGAAGTTTAAATTCACTCAAAGATGCAAGTTTCGCCTTATCAATCCCGATTTATAAAAATGCCGATATGATTGGTTATCTTGTTTTGTTTGGAGAACGACCCTTCAGCAAATTTAACGAGGAAAAATTTAAGACCGAGCTCGCGTTCCTTAAACTCTACCTTGAAAACCTATCCTTGAAAGAGAAGGAAGCGAAAAACATGAGCTCACAGTATTTGTCAATTCTTGTGCATGATTTGAAAAAACCGCTGACGGCTATTTTGGGATTTTCCGAAATTTTAAAAGAGGAGATAAAAAATCTTTCTGAGGAAGAAGCGCTTGATTTAATCACCAACATAAACAAGGCAGGATTGGAGATGTTAGCGAACTTAAACCGATTAAACGAGTTATATGAAATTGAAGCCGGGCGATATAAGTTAAAATTTGAGAGGTTAAACTTGTTGGACGAGATAAGAAATTCTCTTGCTTCCTTTTCAGACGAGATTGAAAAGAAGAAGATCAATATAATCATTGACTCCGAACATGGATTTGAAATTTCAGCTGACAGGGAGAAAATAAGGGTTATGCTTTGTTATCTGTTTTCAAATGTCCTAAAATCGCTTGGTGAAAATTCAACTTTGAGGATAAACATTCAGGAATTTGAAGAAAAAATTGAAATTTCAATTAAAGGGTTTACCCTTGGTTCGGGTCTTGATAGTGTTTTAATAAAAAGCATCGCTGAACTTCACGGTGGCTGGATAAGTTTAAGCAACGGGCATTTAAAACTTTACCTTCCGAAATTTAAAATTGAGGAAGGCGAAGAAAACTTCGCTTTAAATTAA
- a CDS encoding PAS domain S-box protein yields the protein MNLKIDPGIKETSNVQSFSLKTALLYSILTALIINFAVFLNQWFYGGEIELDLFIIPSAVGAIFGIIFSMLRLAVERKIAEAKRFWEGVFQSAINGIILTDLTGKIKYANDYAINYHEYTLEELKEFYIFDLVTPEFIEIVREYIKDLIERNETEALEIGFLTKSGKVKYAELSGRLVKHGSSELIQFVEIDTTEKRRFENELIEAEKKYRELFENAVIGVYRTTPDGKIIDVNPAFVKMFGAKDKFEILRMKASDLYADPRDREIFIRALEISDSISNFENRLKRLDGKEIIVREHVRAVKDSLGNVIFYDGMIEDITEQRKAEEKLKESEEKYRTLVEGSLAGTYIFQDGKFKFVSGQILSIFGFTPQEVLNTRRILEIVHPEDRKKVIKLFTSNLKGDISKSGSQFRIIKKNGEIAWVEVLNNLINYEGKPALLGTMLDITDRIKAEQRNRIMSQLLLSLNDAVVLTDENGNILEVNDAFCRVTGYSKDEVIGKNPRILKSGLHDANFYKEMWESILTKGYWRGEIINKKKNGEFYFALLSISSIKDEIHGLTYYLGIQSDITERKKAEEQIRYQANLLENVNDAIIAADLNYRITSWNKAAEKMYGYKAEEVIGKEISEVVKVEFPDLTREQVRQILQEKGFWKGEAIHYNRFGEKIYVSSSLSIIRDINGNPIGTVGINRDITEQKKAEEKLKLYAEQLELANAQLQELNKLKSEFLANTSHELRTPLNSIIGFLNLIKEGLYESKEEMMQFVDNALMSARHLLNIINDILDIAKIEAGKLELTIEDVEVSELLQEVWTLSHVQAEQKKLEYRVIYPEKPIFIRGDRNRLKQILLNLIGNAIKFTHKGGITVKAEVFEEKGHCQFSVIDTGIGISKEKQAKLFQKFVQADGTTTRKYGGTGLGLAITKSLVEIMGGVIELFSEGEGKGTTVTFTIPLSTKSFDKEITIKQGEIYGDSGLLILAVDDDPGFAEFLKTFLVKNSFRFLWVDNADDGWDYILKFKPDVLILDYAIPHKSSAKLKNGFDIVLRIYDTPELKDMPIIIVTGHLQKVNELLKLSFINFKPSVVEKPIEPEHLLKILKQFVKEKNEIDILLADDDPNIEIFLRKILPHKFKIDYAKNGKEAIEKIKSKNYDILLLDLMMPELNGYDVIRELRIKKLAPELPILVITNYPEPTTQEEKELLSKSMGIIVVDKSELNSQPEKLISLINKSIKTNQRIV from the coding sequence ATGAACTTGAAAATTGACCCCGGGATTAAGGAAACTTCAAATGTTCAATCATTCTCACTGAAAACAGCCTTACTCTATTCTATACTTACCGCCTTAATTATAAATTTTGCGGTATTTCTGAATCAATGGTTTTACGGTGGAGAAATTGAACTTGACCTTTTCATCATACCTTCAGCAGTTGGAGCAATTTTTGGGATTATATTTTCAATGTTGAGATTGGCTGTTGAAAGAAAAATAGCAGAGGCGAAGAGATTCTGGGAAGGTGTGTTTCAGTCCGCGATAAATGGAATAATTTTAACCGATTTGACCGGAAAGATAAAATATGCAAACGATTACGCCATCAATTATCACGAGTATACGCTTGAGGAGTTAAAGGAATTTTACATATTTGACCTTGTCACGCCTGAATTTATTGAAATAGTCCGCGAGTATATAAAGGACTTAATTGAGCGAAATGAAACGGAAGCGCTTGAGATTGGGTTTTTAACAAAGAGTGGCAAAGTAAAATATGCTGAATTAAGCGGGAGGTTGGTAAAGCACGGTTCAAGTGAATTGATTCAATTTGTTGAGATTGACACAACTGAGAAAAGAAGATTTGAAAATGAACTGATTGAAGCAGAGAAAAAATACAGGGAACTTTTTGAAAACGCGGTCATCGGCGTATACAGGACAACACCAGACGGCAAGATAATTGATGTCAATCCTGCCTTTGTGAAAATGTTTGGTGCGAAGGACAAGTTTGAGATATTGCGAATGAAGGCATCCGATCTTTACGCTGACCCAAGGGACAGAGAAATTTTCATCCGCGCACTTGAAATTTCCGACTCAATATCAAACTTTGAGAACAGATTAAAACGACTTGACGGGAAGGAAATAATAGTGCGTGAGCATGTAAGGGCTGTAAAGGACTCACTTGGAAATGTCATCTTTTACGATGGAATGATTGAGGATATAACAGAGCAGAGAAAAGCAGAGGAGAAGCTAAAGGAGTCGGAAGAAAAATATAGAACGCTTGTTGAGGGTTCACTTGCTGGGACATATATCTTTCAGGATGGCAAATTCAAATTCGTCAGCGGTCAAATTCTTTCAATCTTCGGATTTACACCACAAGAAGTGCTTAACACAAGGAGAATTTTAGAAATTGTTCATCCCGAAGACAGGAAAAAAGTGATTAAATTGTTCACTTCAAACTTGAAAGGTGATATTTCAAAGTCGGGCTCTCAATTCAGGATTATTAAGAAGAACGGAGAAATAGCTTGGGTTGAGGTTCTTAATAATTTGATCAATTACGAGGGCAAGCCGGCGCTTTTAGGCACCATGCTTGATATAACCGATAGAATAAAGGCAGAGCAAAGAAACAGGATAATGTCCCAGCTTTTACTTTCGCTTAACGATGCGGTTGTATTAACTGATGAAAATGGGAACATACTTGAAGTCAACGATGCCTTCTGCAGGGTAACCGGTTATTCAAAAGATGAAGTGATAGGCAAAAACCCAAGAATTTTAAAATCCGGGCTTCACGATGCGAATTTTTATAAAGAAATGTGGGAGTCAATTTTAACGAAGGGATATTGGAGAGGCGAGATAATAAACAAAAAGAAAAACGGGGAATTTTACTTCGCTTTACTTTCAATATCTTCAATTAAAGACGAGATTCACGGTTTGACTTATTATCTCGGGATTCAGTCCGATATAACCGAGCGAAAGAAAGCAGAGGAACAAATAAGATACCAGGCGAATCTTCTTGAAAATGTCAACGACGCAATAATCGCAGCTGATTTGAATTATAGAATCACATCCTGGAACAAAGCAGCTGAGAAAATGTATGGATATAAAGCTGAGGAGGTCATTGGAAAAGAGATAAGCGAAGTTGTTAAAGTTGAATTCCCTGACTTGACGCGTGAGCAGGTAAGGCAAATACTTCAAGAAAAGGGATTTTGGAAAGGTGAAGCGATTCATTACAATAGATTTGGCGAAAAAATCTATGTCAGTTCTTCTCTTTCAATTATAAGAGACATCAACGGAAACCCGATCGGAACGGTTGGGATAAACCGCGACATAACCGAGCAAAAGAAGGCGGAAGAGAAATTAAAACTTTACGCTGAACAGCTTGAACTAGCTAACGCACAACTTCAGGAGCTGAACAAACTTAAAAGTGAATTTCTCGCTAATACCTCGCATGAACTTAGAACCCCATTGAATTCAATAATTGGATTTCTAAATCTCATCAAAGAAGGTCTTTACGAAAGTAAAGAAGAGATGATGCAATTTGTTGACAACGCTTTGATGAGTGCGAGGCATCTTTTGAACATAATAAATGACATACTTGACATAGCCAAAATTGAAGCTGGAAAACTTGAATTGACAATTGAAGATGTTGAGGTATCTGAACTTCTTCAAGAGGTTTGGACCCTGTCACATGTTCAGGCGGAGCAGAAAAAGCTTGAATATAGGGTGATATATCCCGAGAAGCCGATTTTCATAAGAGGGGACAGAAACCGTTTGAAACAAATTTTATTGAATTTGATCGGGAACGCAATAAAATTCACACATAAGGGTGGCATAACTGTAAAAGCGGAGGTTTTTGAGGAAAAAGGTCATTGCCAATTTTCTGTAATTGACACAGGAATTGGGATATCAAAAGAGAAGCAAGCGAAACTCTTCCAAAAGTTTGTTCAAGCTGATGGAACAACCACAAGAAAATACGGCGGAACAGGACTTGGCTTAGCCATAACGAAAAGCTTGGTTGAGATAATGGGCGGTGTAATTGAACTTTTCAGCGAAGGTGAAGGCAAAGGAACAACAGTAACTTTTACGATACCACTGTCAACGAAATCGTTTGATAAAGAAATCACGATAAAACAAGGTGAAATCTACGGCGATTCAGGCCTTCTGATACTTGCAGTTGATGACGACCCTGGATTTGCTGAATTTTTGAAGACATTTCTTGTGAAAAACTCATTTAGGTTTTTATGGGTTGATAACGCAGATGACGGTTGGGATTACATATTGAAATTTAAGCCAGATGTTTTGATACTTGACTATGCAATCCCGCATAAATCTTCAGCAAAATTGAAAAACGGTTTTGATATAGTTTTGAGAATTTACGACACGCCCGAACTCAAAGACATGCCTATAATCATCGTCACAGGTCATCTGCAAAAGGTAAATGAACTCCTGAAACTTTCATTTATAAATTTTAAGCCCAGCGTCGTTGAAAAACCAATTGAACCTGAACATTTGCTCAAGATTTTGAAACAATTTGTAAAAGAAAAAAACGAAATTGACATATTGCTTGCTGATGATGACCCGAACATTGAAATTTTCCTTAGAAAAATTTTGCCACATAAATTTAAAATTGACTACGCAAAAAACGGAAAAGAAGCGATTGAAAAGATTAAATCCAAAAATTACGATATACTCCTGCTTGATTTGATGATGCCTGAGCTAAATGGCTACGATGTCATCAGAGAACTCAGGATAAAAAAACTTGCCCCAGAACTCCCAATTCTTGTTATAACAAATTACCCAGAACCAACTACACAAGAAGAGAAAGAACTTCTCTCAAAGAGCATGGGGATAATCGTCGTTGATAAAAGCGAGCTTAACAGTCAGCCAGAAAAACTCATATCATTGATAAACAAAAGCATTAAAACAAATCAAAGGATTGTTTGA